In Balaenoptera acutorostrata chromosome 19, mBalAcu1.1, whole genome shotgun sequence, the following proteins share a genomic window:
- the PSMD7 gene encoding 26S proteasome non-ATPase regulatory subunit 7 yields MPELAVQKVVVHPLVLLSVVDHFNRIGKVGNQKRVVGVLLGSWQKKVLDVSNSFAVPFDEDDKDDSVWFLDHDYLENMYGMFKKVNARERIVGWYHTGPKLHKNDIAINELMKRYCPNSVLVIIDVKPKDLGLPTEAYISVEEVHDDGTPTSKTFEHVTSEIGAEEAEEVGVEHLLRDIKDTTVGTLSQRITNQVHGLKGLNSKLLDIRSYLEKVATGKLPINHQIIYQLQDVFNLLPDVSLQEFVKAFYLKTNDQMVVVYLASLIRSVVALHNLINNKIANRDAEKKEGQEKEDSKKDRKDDKEKDKEKSDVKKEEKKEKK; encoded by the exons ATGCCGGAGCTGGCGGTGCAGAAGGTGGTGGTCCACCCCCTGGTGCTGCTCAGTGTGGTGGATCATTTCAATCG AATAGGCAAGGTTGGAAACCAGAAGCGTGTTGTTGGTGTGCTTTTGGGGTCATGGCAAAAGAAAGTTCTCGATGTATCCAACAGTTTTGcag tccCTTTTGATGAAGACGACAAAGATGATTCTGTCTGGTTTTTAGACCACGATTATTTGGAAAACATGTATGGAATGTTTAAGAAGGTCAATG CCAGAGAAAGAATAGTTGGGTGGTACCACACAGGCCCTAAACTACACAAGAATGACATCGCCATCAATGAACTCATGAAAAGATACTGCCCTAACTCA GTATTGGTCATCATTGACGTGAAACCAAAGGACTTGGGACTGCCCACAGAAGCATATATTTCGGTGGAAGAAGTTCATGAT GATGGAACTCCAACCTCAAAAACATTTGAGCACGTGACCAGTGAAATTGGAGCAGAGGAAGCTGAGGAAGTCGGAGTTGAACACTTGTTACG AGACATCAAAGACACTACAGTGGGCACTCTTTCCCAGCGGATCACAAACCAGGTCCATGGTTTGAAGGGACTCAATTCCAAGCTTCTGGATATCAGGAGCTACCTGGAGAAAGTGGCCACAGGCAAGCTGCCCATCAACCATCAGATCATCTACCAGCTGCAGGACGTCTTCAACCTGCTGCCAGATGTCAGCCTGCAGGAGTTTGTCAAGGCCTTTTACCTGAAGACCAATGACCAGATGGTGGTGGTGTATTTGGCCTCGCTGATCCGTTCCGTGGTCGCCTTGCACAACCTCATCAACAACAAGATCGCCAACCGGGACgcagagaagaaagaagggcaggaaaaagaagacagcaaaaaggatagaaaagatgacaaagagaaagataaggaaaagagtgatgtaaagaaagaagagaaaaaggagaaaaaataa